Proteins encoded within one genomic window of Salipaludibacillus agaradhaerens:
- a CDS encoding segregation/condensation protein A, which yields MQYSVKLHAFEGPLDLLLHLIQKNDLDLYDIPVKEITEQYMIYIHAMQVLHLDIASEYLVMASTLLHMKSQLLLPVEENIDDDEFAEYEEDTREDLMLRLIEYKKYKEAAGELKDRELARSDLFTKPMTDLTTLLDDNEEAEQVNINVSIYDMLQAFQKMTKRKKKKEPVYSKIHREEIPIEHMMSRVLSKIHLSGGRSRFSELFSDDEQQEHLVVTFLALLELMKSNAVRCEQANNFDDILIYKREVH from the coding sequence ATGCAATATAGTGTAAAATTGCACGCATTTGAAGGGCCGTTAGATTTGTTGCTTCACCTCATTCAAAAAAATGACCTTGATCTATATGATATTCCGGTTAAAGAAATCACTGAACAATATATGATATATATTCATGCTATGCAAGTACTCCATCTGGACATTGCCAGCGAATATTTAGTGATGGCATCCACACTTTTACATATGAAGAGTCAGCTGCTTCTTCCAGTAGAGGAGAATATTGATGATGATGAGTTTGCAGAATATGAAGAAGATACGCGAGAAGATTTGATGTTGCGGTTAATAGAATACAAAAAATATAAAGAAGCGGCAGGAGAACTTAAAGACCGTGAACTTGCTCGCAGCGATCTTTTTACAAAGCCTATGACCGATTTAACCACGTTGTTAGATGATAACGAGGAAGCAGAGCAAGTGAATATAAATGTGTCTATATATGATATGCTGCAAGCTTTTCAAAAAATGACAAAACGTAAAAAGAAGAAAGAGCCAGTCTATTCTAAAATTCATCGAGAAGAAATTCCGATTGAACACATGATGTCACGAGTACTTAGTAAAATCCACTTAAGCGGTGGAAGAAGTCGGTTCTCCGAGCTTTTTAGCGATGATGAGCAACAAGAACACTTAGTGGTGACCTTCTTAGCCCTATTGGAATTAATGAAGTCCAATGCCGTCAGGTGTGAACAAGCGAATAATTTTGATGATATTTTAATTTATAAAAGGGAGGTTCACTAG
- the ribH gene encoding 6,7-dimethyl-8-ribityllumazine synthase → MGHTYEGHLVGTGLKIGIVVGRFNEFITGKLLGGAEDALKRHGVANDDVDVAWVPGAFEIPLIAKKMADSGKYDAVITLGTVIRGSTPHFDYVCGEVSKGVASISLSSGIPVIFGVLTTDTIEQAIERAGTKAGNKGWEAAAGAIEMANLTKNFNE, encoded by the coding sequence ATGGGACATACGTATGAAGGACATCTTGTTGGGACAGGATTAAAGATAGGGATTGTTGTAGGAAGGTTTAATGAGTTTATTACAGGTAAATTATTAGGTGGGGCAGAGGATGCTTTAAAACGGCATGGCGTAGCCAATGATGACGTGGATGTAGCGTGGGTGCCTGGTGCATTTGAAATTCCGTTAATTGCAAAAAAAATGGCGGACTCAGGAAAATATGATGCTGTTATTACTCTCGGTACCGTTATTCGAGGTTCGACACCTCATTTTGATTATGTGTGTGGAGAAGTATCGAAGGGAGTAGCTTCTATCTCTTTATCATCAGGTATTCCAGTCATTTTTGGGGTACTTACCACAGATACGATTGAACAGGCAATTGAACGTGCGGGAACAAAAGCAGGTAATAAAGGATGGGAAGCAGCCGCTGGAGCTATAGAAATGGCGAATCTAACTAAGAATTTTAATGAGTAG
- the scpB gene encoding SMC-Scp complex subunit ScpB yields the protein MKSHEIKAVIEGLLFVSGEEGIDEKQLMDVLQIDRKSLKFYLAEMKDMYQSEQRGIQLVEVAGGYQLTTKQDHAPFFKRLVQSPSSATLSQAALESLAIIAYKQPISRVEIEDIRGVKSERPIRTLNGKGIIKEVGRAEGPGRAILYGTSKLFLEQFGLRSIDELPPLPDNVSEEDVEEEVDLFFTKFQEQFSADPQLVLNEEGEITDDGE from the coding sequence TTGAAAAGTCATGAAATAAAAGCTGTGATAGAAGGACTTTTGTTTGTGTCCGGGGAAGAAGGTATCGATGAAAAACAACTAATGGATGTCTTACAAATAGATCGGAAATCACTTAAATTTTATTTAGCAGAAATGAAAGACATGTACCAGTCAGAGCAACGAGGCATTCAACTTGTGGAAGTAGCTGGCGGCTATCAATTAACAACGAAGCAAGATCATGCGCCGTTTTTTAAACGACTAGTACAGTCACCATCTTCAGCAACGCTATCTCAAGCAGCTCTGGAGTCCCTTGCAATTATTGCCTATAAACAGCCGATTTCACGTGTCGAGATTGAGGATATTCGAGGGGTGAAATCTGAGCGTCCAATTCGTACGTTAAACGGAAAAGGGATTATTAAAGAAGTTGGCAGAGCAGAAGGGCCTGGAAGAGCGATTTTATATGGGACTTCCAAGTTGTTTCTTGAACAATTTGGATTACGTTCTATAGATGAACTCCCACCGTTACCTGACAATGTGTCTGAAGAAGATGTAGAAGAAGAAGTGGATTTATTTTTCACAAAGTTTCAAGAACAATTTTCCGCTGATCCACAGCTAGTGTTAAATGAAGAAGGAGAGATTACTGACGATGGGG
- a CDS encoding GNAT family N-acetyltransferase, whose translation MLIPYKKEYEKIAMGLLSFMPGEKRVQDIQKTLDTYRSSTEWKLYLWKHKDGSIIGVAGIEEANEHIYLHDITLNPSYRNEGVAKQMVDELEHLYKTPLKGTKVTEHFLEHCRKNGC comes from the coding sequence ATGCTCATACCTTACAAAAAAGAATACGAAAAGATTGCGATGGGCCTGCTCTCATTTATGCCAGGTGAAAAGCGGGTGCAGGATATTCAAAAAACGTTGGATACGTATCGGTCTTCTACAGAATGGAAACTCTACTTATGGAAACATAAAGATGGCAGTATCATTGGTGTCGCCGGAATAGAAGAGGCAAATGAACATATCTATTTGCATGATATAACGTTAAATCCTTCTTATCGTAATGAAGGGGTGGCAAAACAAATGGTTGATGAATTAGAGCATCTATATAAAACCCCTTTAAAAGGCACGAAGGTAACAGAGCATTTTTTAGAGCATTGCCGAAAAAATGGGTGTTAA
- a CDS encoding bifunctional 3,4-dihydroxy-2-butanone-4-phosphate synthase/GTP cyclohydrolase II: MTQFDPVEEAIYALAQGEVIIVCDDEDRENEGDFVALAEKTTPEVINFMITHGRGLVCAPITEERAKKLDLMPMVDRNSDPHGTAFTVSVDHKHTTTGISAPERSFTIKALIDETAKPADFQRPGHIFPLIAKDGGVLRRAGHTEAAVDLARMCGAAPAGVICEIIKEDGTMARVPELRQIADEHQLKMITIKDMIQYRNRKDKLVQKEVEISLPTEFGEFKAIGYSNVVDGKEHIAIVKGDIGGEKPTLVRVHSECLTGDVFGSQRCDCGPQLHAALSQIQEAGSGVLLYMRQEGRGIGLLNKMKAYKLQEEGYDTVEANEKLGFAPDLRDYGIGAQILRDLGIRKMKLLTNNPRKITGLKGYDLEVVDRVPLQLPHSASNEKYLKVKKEKLGHLLHF; encoded by the coding sequence ATGACACAATTTGATCCCGTAGAAGAAGCTATATATGCTCTAGCCCAAGGTGAAGTCATTATTGTATGTGATGATGAGGATAGAGAGAATGAAGGAGATTTTGTCGCTCTTGCTGAAAAAACGACCCCAGAGGTAATTAATTTCATGATTACTCATGGGAGGGGGCTTGTCTGTGCGCCTATAACTGAAGAACGGGCAAAAAAGCTTGATTTAATGCCGATGGTTGACCGTAACTCTGATCCTCATGGAACAGCATTTACTGTCAGTGTTGATCATAAACATACAACAACTGGAATTTCGGCCCCAGAAAGGTCGTTTACGATTAAAGCGCTTATTGATGAGACAGCAAAACCAGCTGACTTCCAACGCCCTGGTCACATATTCCCATTGATCGCAAAGGATGGAGGTGTTTTACGCCGTGCCGGACATACCGAGGCTGCTGTCGATTTGGCTAGAATGTGCGGAGCAGCTCCTGCAGGTGTCATCTGTGAAATTATAAAAGAAGATGGTACAATGGCAAGAGTCCCAGAATTACGCCAAATAGCCGACGAACATCAATTAAAAATGATCACAATTAAAGACATGATTCAATATCGTAATCGAAAAGATAAATTAGTGCAAAAAGAAGTTGAGATCTCATTACCGACAGAATTTGGAGAGTTTAAAGCAATTGGCTATTCAAATGTTGTTGATGGCAAAGAACATATAGCTATTGTGAAAGGTGATATCGGGGGTGAAAAGCCCACACTTGTGCGTGTACACTCTGAATGTTTAACAGGGGATGTTTTCGGATCTCAACGTTGTGATTGTGGGCCACAATTACATGCGGCATTGAGCCAGATTCAAGAAGCAGGTTCAGGTGTGCTGCTTTATATGCGCCAAGAGGGACGCGGTATAGGCTTACTAAATAAAATGAAAGCTTATAAGCTTCAAGAAGAAGGCTATGATACGGTGGAAGCTAATGAAAAATTGGGATTTGCTCCGGATTTAAGGGATTATGGGATCGGTGCCCAAATTTTAAGAGATTTAGGTATTCGAAAAATGAAGTTATTAACGAATAACCCTCGTAAAATTACTGGGTTAAAGGGCTATGATCTAGAAGTAGTGGACAGAGTGCCTTTGCAATTACCGCATAGTGCTAGTAATGAAAAATATTTAAAAGTAAAAAAAGAGAAATTAGGTCACTTATTACATTTTTAA
- a CDS encoding DUF309 domain-containing protein, translating into MTVYPKEYIEYLIHFHGSRDYFECHEIMEEYWLENNRHVTWLALIQLAVAVYHERQQNLSGSLRLYRKVLTHMRANKDIFHGLHIHHSDTEQLIKSRIKTILHEGTYEPFNLPLSDSDLITQCKKLCHTYGWEWLSDDRVQAKDLIYKHKLRDRSDVIQARQHSLLKKKREREEL; encoded by the coding sequence ATGACAGTATACCCGAAAGAATATATTGAATATCTGATTCACTTTCATGGCTCACGTGATTATTTCGAATGTCATGAGATAATGGAAGAATATTGGTTAGAGAATAACCGTCACGTCACATGGTTAGCCTTAATTCAGCTTGCTGTCGCGGTCTATCATGAAAGGCAACAAAATTTGTCTGGAAGCCTTCGATTATATCGCAAAGTCCTTACTCATATGAGAGCAAATAAAGATATTTTCCACGGCCTTCATATTCATCATAGTGATACAGAACAGTTAATTAAATCTAGAATTAAAACGATCCTGCATGAAGGAACGTACGAACCGTTTAACCTCCCCTTGTCCGACAGTGATCTCATAACACAGTGCAAAAAATTATGTCACACATACGGGTGGGAGTGGTTATCAGATGATCGCGTGCAAGCAAAAGACCTCATTTATAAACATAAATTGAGAGACCGCTCAGATGTTATTCAAGCAAGGCAGCATTCTCTATTAAAAAAGAAAAGAGAAAGGGAAGAGCTCTAG